In Neomonachus schauinslandi chromosome 8, ASM220157v2, whole genome shotgun sequence, the genomic stretch GCGACCAGCGGTCAGGCCGCATCCCAAAACAGGGATCGACTGCCAgactggaggaggggcagggaggagagtaATGGGGGATGGATGAGAGGGAGGGCTCCCGAAAAACAGCTCCTCCAAAGCGGCGTCTGGGCTCCCGAggtcctgagtcgggctctggGCGCCGAGCACGTTTTATTTATCCCCACAGAGGATGCTGGaggacaaaagaaatatttggacGTCAGCGCTGATTCATATTTTTGGAAGAGCTACGTTTCCTTTTCTGAAGAGAAGCAAGCGCGCCCCATAtcctgagctcagcagggaggaCAGGAGGGGAGTTTTGATGCTCCAGGAAGTTCATCCATCGCGGCGCGGCGCGCAGGGCCCGACGCCCCGCGGAGTTCGCTGCCCTcggagatatttatttatttggggagagagggagggcgtGGGGGAGAGGAGACGAATCAGACACGCGAAGAAAACCCGACCACGGCTGGGTTGGGACCTCCAGGGCGCCTCCCGGCTCGCGGACCCACAGCAGGCGGGTCTCCTTCCTCCGTCGGGGGGCGTTCGAGGCACCGCCTTGCGACCTCGGGGCGCGCCTGGCTAGTGCGTTCCGCAGCCCTGGGTGCGCACTGTCCTTCGTTCAGTGCCCGAGGCTAACCCCTTCCAGCCCAAGGGCGCCTCCCAGGTGGGCCCGGCCCTCCCGCGGGCCCTGCCCGGCGCTCGCGAGGCCCAGCCACCTTCCTCCAGAACCTGGGTAGCTAAGCCGAAGCAGTGGTCGCGAGGCCTCCCAAGGCGTGGGGCGGCTGAGGAGGGGGTGCGCGGGCGCCGGCCACAGGCACAGCAGGCTGGGCTCAAGGGAAGAGATGCCGAGCTCAAAATATCCTTAAGGGTCCCGCTCCTGAGACACGCCCTGGTTCCTCCGGTTTCAGTCTCATCAAGGGGGACTTCCCTCCCAGCTGCACGAGTGGAAAATTAACGTGCTGAGGGGCATGAGCATCCACACTTACTTCCGCCTTCTTTCTCCCAAGACTGGGAATGTGTGGTACAGACTTCTCTAATTTTCCTTCGCTGCTGGAAACCCACTCATTCCTGCCCCCTTGGGGAACGCACAGACTGTGtctttcccagctctgccccttttctctcctccttgcaGGCATCAGGGCGGCCTTTTAGGAGGAATGGCGATCCCTGCCACGGAATCCCTCTTCTCAAGCCCCACCCATAAACGCAGCAGGCTGTGGATGACAAAAGGACGGTCCACCGGAGCCCTCAGGGTGCCCGGCCTGGTACTGCTACGCCCGCACCCGGGTCAGGGCCTGCGGGCAGATGGGCCCTGCTTCTGGGAGCACCCCGAAGTCGCTTCTCCCAACCGAAGGACACCAGGGCCTTGAAATCTGAGAAGGGCAGAAATAGGTAGAGGCGCAGTCTCCACATGGGGCTCTGGTAGATTGgatccctttttccttcctctccaaaGCACCTCAGACCAGGTCAATCGAGGTATCAAGTCATGCCTACCACGAGGCCCAGGAGGTGGGGGCTATCCGCGGATCTCTCAGGAAGGTGGCTATAAAAAGAGCTCTGCCCGGTACAGGCGTTTGGAGAGCGGAAAAAAATCTATCCAAATAAACACTTGGAATTGGGTGGCTGGTGTTCAAACCCGGAGGTCTGGGGGTTTGGGGGCCGATGAAGAAGAGCAGACGCCGAGAAGGGTGTAAAATCCCCACCGTTACCCCTTCTCGTCCTGGCCGgattttctattataaattaaAGTTTCTAGAGGGGCCTCTGTGGCGCGTAGGTTCGTGGTCTTTCTTGGTTTCCTCAAACAAGCCGACACTCCCTGGGCCTCAGCACCGAGCCCATCGTCCCCATCTAGAAAGGCCTCGCGGGAGCTGGAGAATCCTCTACACAGGTTAATTGTGTGCCAAAACACAGGGTGAATACAGTGGTCAGTTTCAGACTGATTTGGGAAGAGGCTTTGCTCCAGCCAGGCTGGCGGAAGAAGGGAGGGGCAAGCAGAGCGAGAAGTGCCCGGAGGAGGAGAGGTCTTGGATGGCGGTAAACAGTGTCGGTGCGGATGCGTCTCTCCGGTGGGTAACTGGTTTAGTCTAAGCCATTTCATGTAAAACCCCGAAGCAGAGGAAGTATGCtaagaacataaaatttaaacCGCAATAATGAAGAGATTTCCTAGAATAAAACGCCGATTACAAAACAAAATCGGAGAAACCGAAGCTCCCCGAAGTTTACATTCCCCTGCGCTGGAGCAGGGGCGGGGCCTTGGGGTTTGGAGCGGGAAAGGAACCCGCAGCCCAGACGGAGCCAGTCAACCAAAGAGGGACAGAGCACCGGGGATGGACAGAGGTTGGTTGCACCCGACGCTGTGTATTTCTGGTTAAGCGAGGAGCAGCCTGGGttcatctatatttattttaacgAACCATACCTTTCCTtccagtaagaaaaaataaatcaagatttttgttgtttataaggcAATGAAAGTCAGTCAGGAAGAGCTCACCACCATAAGAAAGGACTTCGTGGAGAGGGAACCGTACTAACCAAGGCTATGTATCAGAGACAACTTTCCTTTTAAACTGTCTTCTAAACAGAAATTCAAATATTCTTGCCAGGGATAAAGAATTTGACATGATTTGTTACCGCATGCATTCTTACCCAGGAGACCTGTATAAATCAGTAATTAAATCATAGTTGAGAGGTTTTGCTGCAAGGTAGTGGAAGCAGCACTGAATTGGGATCCCAGGCCCCCCACTACAGTCCAGTTTTGTCACTTCCCCAGGTGTGACTTGGAGCGGGTCATCTGATCTCTCTGAGCCCCTGTTTCCTTATGGCTAAAGGGGAGATAACTGTATTTAGACCACGTGGTGGTGACATGATGTGAGTGGAAAGCCTTGTGCCTGTGAAGTCTATAAGGAACAAATGCAGAGGTTTTGTATTTCTAGACATAGGGGTCTCTGTCGGGGAATTTCCATAGGCAAAAATGGGGTCTGCAAGAAAGAATTTTAGAGAAGAGCCTCTTCCTGCTCAGATAACTAAGGTCATTAACCTCCATATTTTTGTTGAGTGCAGGGTAGTACTTAGACccctggagagagaaaaaggtttCAAGTCAGCAGAACTGCTCCTGGCTGGAACTGTAACTCCAATGCCTACTGCCTTTTCAGGACCTGTCTAGCCTCCTGGAACACACAGCAAACTATCGGTGGTATTTCTTGCAAGTTTGAAGAGTTTAGGTAAAATGATTACCATTGTCACTTGGATTGGATAGGGAAGGGAGCCTCTAAAACTCCCTGATATTTTAACCTGCTTGAATTTTAGGGttggtgctttttatttttcagtctctgGGTCCTAAAACCTTGTAGGGCCTGAAATCCAATGTACATAGAATTCCTAGGTGTGGATAATCAGGGTTCAGTGACAGTGATATTTTCTTGCTTGCTGAAATTTCCCAAAATCCATTGTCCATCACCCCCTCCTACAAATGAGATGATTGCCTTCCTTTTCCTTATGCTTCTACCTGGGCCAATTCTATTCccactaaacacacacacactgaagacTATGTCAGTGGGGCTCCTTTTAGTTACTATCTGTCCTCCTCACTCCAGCTTctattgtatgtatttttctgaCACTCAAAGCACTGATTTAGTGAGCCCACCATATATACTTCTATATTTAGTTACTTACATTTAAATTATCCCATGTAAAAATGACAAAAGGGGGTAAGAGAAAACAAACCTGAAATAAATGGGGACCCATCCCCAAAATATGCTCCTAAGTCActcaaaaagaaattcttagaaGTAGAAGCAACTGCAAACCCCCCTACCCCAACTCAATCAAAACATCCCATCCGGAAAAGactgacttgtttcttttttctattggaaatGAGCGGTAAACTGAGTTCATTTTAGCCGTGTTTTCTTAGCTGACTCTCAGCTACAATCAAGCCATTTTCGGACACATTCCCATGTAGGTACCAGGGGTGCTCTGGAGGAAGCTGTCGACGCCTGTTCAGCTAATTTAGGTTTTCTTTGTCTAATTACTGTGGAGCTTAGGGAAAAGGAGCCCGGCTCAGGGCAGTAAACTGACACTCGGTCTCTGTGTGTGGTATCCAGGCAGGGTTTGATGGAAAAAGCCTGCTTCCACTCAACTTCAGGTCACTGTCTggggccagccccagcccagcccccagcttcccccttctcacccctccctctcctctgcttctaCAGCCCCACCAGCACACTCAGCCAGGAGCAGATACTCTATATGGTATTTCCAGGGGCACAGATAGCTAGTGCCATCCCCCAAAACCTGCCTCCGTTCTGTTCCAAGGCTCTTTGCAGTTGGCCTTTCTCTGGATCCCAGACTGATCTCAGATTCTCTCGtcctacccctctccccaggcTCGCCAGCACACATACTTGCACCTTAGTCCCTTCAGAGTAGACACAGAGGTGTATCCAGCCCAGCCTCCCGTTTGGTCCTCGGGTCTGCAGCACCTCCCCTTCTGGGCCTCCTGCATTAGCCCTTGTGTGGCCCAGCCAGCTCCCAGGCCTcaggctctcctcctcccacttccagCCCCTGTCCCTGGTCAGACTACATTTCCTTGCACGTGTAATCCAATAACTAACTGTCGGGTCTCATTGGAAGTGATTCCTCCCGAGGGCACATCCTCTCTCCCAGGCTCACTCTTACTTAGAGAGGAATTAGCCACACTGGGTGGTGTTCTCCTACATAAGGCAGCTTGGAGATGGCACAGCATTTTTGGTGGACAACATGAGACTAAGGAGGTAAATCTAGTGACAGACACACCCCTTCAGGACTGAATATAAATAAAGCTATCTCACTTATCTCAGTGtcagccttctttctttctttctttctttctttctttctttctttctttctttcNNNNNNNNNNttctttctttctttctttctttctttctttctttctttctttctttctttctttctttctttctttctttctttcttttctttctttctttaaaacatcaAGTGGAAAACGGAAAGGAAGTGGAAACCAACGCAAACATGAATTCTATTCGACTGTTTCCAGAGTCTCTAAACCTTGGTTGAATTTTCTCTATCTATACCCCTCTTCTCAAAGTTCCCAAACTGTTCACGATCGCTCCGGCaacacgggggcggggggcgggggagaagagGGGTGCTCTGCAGCGCCTCGGCTTCTCGCCCTCTACTAGCAACTGTTGCGGAGCTTACAGGCcctgtcagaaagagagagcattgGCACTTTACCTTTGGGCGTGTGGCACCCTGGCGTGTGGCTGAGGGCTGTAATGTCTAAATGAAGTTGACAGATGGTGTCAGTGCGGGCACGGGGGAAGGCAGCTAAGGAGGCtcccggcggcggcggcagcccCAGCACCAGCGGCAGCACCACTCGACCCAGGAtgagccaggaggaggaggaggaggaggacgaagACCGGGTGGAGGacggagatggggtggggggtaggttgaggggggaggggggaggaggaggagagggagaagggggaggagagcgGAGAGGAGAAGAATGGGTGGGTCTGCTCCGAAGGGGGTGGCTGGTTTCTGGGATGGGAGGCAGGGGTGCTGTAAGGGGCAACGAGAAAGAAGATCTCATAAAGTTATATAGGTGGTCGAGTTTTGCTGGGGATGGGGTTCGTCCTAGCAAAATGTGAGTTAGTCTGTGGTCCCTCCGTTTGAAAGAGGGTGGGTAGGTGAGAGGGAAAGTGGCCGAGAGAGGAATTAAAAGGCCGAGGAGAACCCTGGAGAGAGAGGAGCGAGATAAGAGACGAAGCCTGCCGCCAggttgggaggggggaggagtgaGCGCTGAGGCCGAGCGCGCCCTCCCCAAGGCGGCGCGGAGCTTggagggggcagggcggggagggggtggagggagggagcgagggagggagggagggcggccGGGGGGAGGGCGCGGGAGGGAGGAAGTCTGAGAGACAGAGCGAGGAGCGCTCCTGAAGAGAGACGTCGGGCTCGTCCCCGGGGTCCCTGCCGTGGTCCCAGCTCGCGGACGCAGCTGCCCCGCACCCGGCCGGTTTGGTTCCACGGGCCCGTAGGCCGTTGCGCAAGACAGGGGCCCGAGGCTCAGGGGAGGGATGCGCCGGGCGTTGCCTccggcccgccgccgccgccgccgccagaaGCCCCAGCGGAGCTGAGGGAGGCGACGCCGAAGCGCTGGCTCGGAGTGGCCACCGCTGCAGCCCGGGCGGCGGACTAGGGCGCTCGCCGGGCTTCTGGGCCGACCCGGTTCCGGCGCCTCCGCTCCCGGGCCCGCCCCCGCGGCCCGGCCTCGCTCCCGGGTCCCAGATGACCACCGAGGGcgggccgccgccgcccccgccgcgccCGCCGCCAGCCCCGCTCCGCCGCGCGTGCAGCCCGGCCCCCGGCGCACTCCAGGCCGCCTTGATgagcccgccgcccgccgccgccgccctggAGACCACCTCGTCGTCGTCGTCTTCCTCCGCCTCCTGtgcctcctcgtcctcctcctcctccaactcGGCCAGCGCCTCCTCGGCCGCCTGCAAgagcgcgggcggcggcggcggcgcgggcgccGGGAGCGGGGGCGCCAAGAAGGCGAGCTCGGGGCTGCGGCGGCCGGAGAAGCCACCCTACTCGTACATTGCGCTCATCGTCATGGCCATACAGAGCTCGCCCAGCAAGCGTCTGACGCTCAGCGAGATCTACCAGTTCCTGCAGGCGCGCTTCCCCTTCTTCCGCGGCGCCTACCAGGGCTGGAAGAACTCCGTGCGCCACAACCTCTCGCTCAACGAGTGTTTCATCAAGCTGCCCAAGGGCCTCGGGCGACCCGGCAAGGGTCACTACTGGACCATCGACCCGGCCAGTGAGTTCATGTTCGAGGAGGGCTCGTTCCGCCGCCGGCCGCGCGGCTTCAGGCGGAAATGCCAGGCGCTCAAGCCCATGTACCACCGCGTAGTGAGCGGCTTGGGCTTCGGCGCCTCGCTGCTGCCACAGGGCTTCGACTTCCAGCCGCCCCCATCGGCGCCGCTCGGTTGCCACGGGCAGGGCGGCTACGGCGGCCTTGACATGATGCCCGCGGGCTACGACGCCAGCACCGGCGCCCCGGGCCACGCGCATCcgcaccaccaccatcaccaccacgtCCCGCATATGTCGCCCAACCCGGGCTCCACCTACATGGCCAGTTGCCCCGTGCCCGCCGGGCCTGGGGGTGTCGGCGCGGCTGGGGGCGGCGGCGGAGGGGACTACGGCCCGGACAGCAGCAGCAGCCCAGTGCCCTCGTCCCCAGCCATGGCGAGCGCCATCGAGTGCCACTCTCCCTACACGAGCCCCGCGGCGCACTGGAGCTCGCCCGGCGCCTCGCCTTACCTCAAGCAGCCGCCCTCCCTGACGCCGAGCAGCAACCCCGCGGCCTCGGCAGGCCTGCATTCGAGCATGTCCTCCTACTCGCTGGAGCAGAGCTACCTGCACCAGAACGCCCGCGAGGACCTCTCAGGTAACGCAGTGCGCGCCTCTAGGCTTCCAGGCTCCATGGCTACTGCAACTTCCACAGGGTCGCCGCAGCCTGGGAGTCTGAGGGCACTGGGAGGAGTGGGTGCTGGGGGAAGCGGGAATCTTTTTCATGGAGGGGAGAGGATTGAGGTCATACTGCCCTCTCTCATACCCTTAGCCAAGAGCTGGGCCTCCAGAATTTGCACTGCCAGGAGGATGGTGCAAAGTCGCCTGCCTTCCTAGGGTCCCAGGGTGTCCCTATGGACGGCAGGTCTCAAGTCTCAGGCCCGACTTAGCTTAGAGAGAAGGCATGTggtctttggggtgcctggcaaAGGAGCTGTGTCTgcttccctttgtgtgtgtgtgtttgtttgctgTTACTTTCCTCCCCAAAGTAAACGTCAGAAAAGATGTTCTGTATGCTgagggtgtgggtggggagggttTGCAACTGAGCAAGAGTTGAGAGGAGGGGaaatgagggaggggcagagcagaaAGCAGAGCGGGGACCCAGGATCTTTCACAGGAGGGAGGTGTCACTAGTGGAGAGGGGCACCAGCCTTTTGAGGAGTCCCTTGCCTCCCAACACAGTGGACCTATGTTGATGACATGAGTCTGTCCTAGGCCAGGAGGACCTGAGGCCCACGTTGTGATCCCCTGAGAAATACTTGACTCTTGGACTTCACTTGTGTTGCTGGTGTAAATTTTGATGGTTGAAGATTATGAAAATTTATTGGCTTGCCAAAGGCGATGAAAGGTGGGAGGGGACAGATATGGGTGGAAGAGGGAATTTGAATATTTAACCAGGTTTATGGGACAGATAAATTCTCTCACATTAACCTCTCTGAAGCACCCACAGGCTGCAGATTAAAATCAGGCTAATCTGCCTATCAAATGATGTTCTAGCTCACACTTACATTCCACCCCAATTAGAAAAAGGTTCAGAGGATGATGCACACGTTATATGTTTGTGAATCAGTGTGCAACAAGAGCCGCAGCGGAGGCAGGAAGcccagaaatgggcaaaagatgttGGTTCCCTGGACGGTGAAATTTCCCAAATAGGCCTTTTAAATGCGGGTCTCAGAGGTTAACTAAACAAAGACAGTCTCGGCAGGACCACACCGGAGAGGATTTTAGCCTGACTTAACCCACTGAGAGCAGAGTCTTGTTCAATTTTTATGGGAATTTCAACAAGTAACCAATACAGACGACctttccctctcatttttttttaatcccctggGACTGGCTGTCAATCACCGCTCACCCCAGGCGGTGCCCACTCCCCCACTCTCCTGCCCACGCTCCTCTCCCCGCTCTGCCCGCTGCCCTCCTAGTGTTCCCCATTCCCCTTCTCCAAGCAGGCTCTACTCAATTTGAACCCAGACTTCGAGGTTTTGCAGCTGCCCTGAAACAGTAccgaaaaattaaaaacaaaagaactcgcaagaaagaaagagacttaTGATTGTTCTTGGAGGCCGCCCTCGCCCCACCCAACACCCCCGAGCTCACGCACAAGTCCCAGAAATTCGAGGATCCAGAAACACAACACTTGGAGAACGAAAACGGCGGAGCCGGAGCAGGCCGGCCTCCCGCAGCGGCCTTCCCGGGGAGCCTCGCCCGACCTTTGGGCAGAGCCTGGGAATGCTGGGAAGGTCATGATGGGGGGCGAGGCCCGACCAGGACgctctgccccttcttccctcGTCCTCTGGCTCCCATCCCTCTCTTACCCCCTGTCCTAGTTGGCATCCCCTAGGCGGATGAGAGGTGGGGGCTCAGCAGGAGCAGGCTGGGTGCACGCGCGCGGCGGGGCCTGTTTAGGAGTGCGCAGCTGGTGGACCGCGGCCCGCCGAGAGCCTATGGCCCAGCGAGGAGCTGGGAGGCCGAGCAGGCCGAGGCTGTGGTCCGAGAAGGTTCCCCGCAGcatacacgcacgcacacacacaacacaccccGCGGGCTGCGCGGTCTCACTTGGGATGGGGCGGCCAAGGGCCGCGTGCCCAGGGAGGTCCCGCACCCCTCATTTAGTACAGTGAGCCTTTCAAGAAGGAGCTAGAGCTTTTATCTCTCTCTGGTCACATCAAAGAGCTGACGGCGGCCTTCGGTCGGTCGTAGCTTATGAGCTCTGGCTCTGGGTCCTGCCCGGGCCCGCTATTTTGAGCTCGTAGAACTGGCACTGAGACGTGCTGTAACGTGATGGGCGAAGGCACCTGTGTGCAGAGCAACAAGCACACACCTGGGGCGCGTGGACCTGTTGCTGCCTTCTGAGAGCAATGCGGCGCGCCTTTGGCGACAATAGGTGCTGCCGGGCAACAAACTTGGCCCAAGGCAGCGACCGCTCGAAGCCTGGTCGCTCCGTAAGCCCTGGGATGCTGCCAGGCCAAGGCGGTGAGAGCCGGGCGCGAGCGCCGCGGGCGGGCGAGTACGGTTTTCATGCACTCAAAAATCGAATCCGGCCCGGCCCCCAACGTGCAATTTAAGGTCCCACGAGGCGCGGGTACCTAGAAGAGACGCAGGCGAAGAGGCCTCACCGAGCCCGGCGCGGAAAGAGACTCGAGCCGGGAGAAGTCCGGGCCCCAGCGCGCTCTGGACGCCGTCGGCCAGTTGCGCCCCGGGGCCGGGAGGCGCcgagaaagcaaaagcaaaagtcGGCAGCCGGTTGGCGCCCAGCGGTCCGGCTCTGGGCCTCCGCAGAGGAGAGGCCCCGGAGAGGAGTGAGAGCCTTCTCCGCCCTCTGCCATCCCAAAGCTCTCTAAGGGGCTCCCCGCGCTGCCTGACACCTAGATGTGCGGAAGGGTCTGCAGCTGAGCGCTTATCGAAGAGCATTATCTGCTCCCTGGAGGCCGGGCTTTCTAAGGGAAGCCTGAGACTTTCGGAATTTAGAGCGACCAGTACTTTCTTTCCAGGCCCTTTGTCTTGCAAAGGGATTGTTTTCTGTCACCTCTTTTTGGCACAATGAATATCCCTGCTGTGACCTGCTACTCTGACTGGGCCAGTTAGTTGAGAAATAGGCAGAAGGCTCAAAACAAGGAGTGAGGGCGACAGTGGTGTTTCTGGGGCAGGGGGCTTGGCCTCTGCAACCAGAGCTCTGGCTGCAAGGGCCGGGAGCCCTGCGTTCAGGGCACCCGACAGAGAGCGTGGGTCAAAGTGTCCCGCGCAGAATCTACCCCTGCGATTGAAGCGTTCCTGAGGCTCCAGGAATAAAAGGGGAACTCAGGCACACTAGAACCCGGTTTAGAGGAGGATCGTGCTCTGTGTGTGCAggtacatcaaaacaaaacatagtgaTTGCGGagaccccctccccgccccacgaCCCAGTTTGAAACTTTGAGAAATTTCTAGAGGTGGGTTTGCTCTACCAGTTTTATAACAATAGACAAAAGACACTTTCTTACCCTGAGTCAAAATAAGGCAtgagttaaattaaaatttaaaaagtaatatgcCTCATCATCA encodes the following:
- the FOXF2 gene encoding forkhead box protein F2, translating into MTTEGGPPPPPPRPPPAPLRRACSPAPGALQAALMSPPPAAAALETTSSSSSSSASCASSSSSSSNSASASSAACKSAGGGGGAGAGSGGAKKASSGLRRPEKPPYSYIALIVMAIQSSPSKRLTLSEIYQFLQARFPFFRGAYQGWKNSVRHNLSLNECFIKLPKGLGRPGKGHYWTIDPASEFMFEEGSFRRRPRGFRRKCQALKPMYHRVVSGLGFGASLLPQGFDFQPPPSAPLGCHGQGGYGGLDMMPAGYDASTGAPGHAHPHHHHHHHVPHMSPNPGSTYMASCPVPAGPGGVGAAGGGGGGDYGPDSSSSPVPSSPAMASAIECHSPYTSPAAHWSSPGASPYLKQPPSLTPSSNPAASAGLHSSMSSYSLEQSYLHQNAREDLSVGLPRYQHHSTPVCDRKDFVLNFNGISSFHPSASGPYYHHHHHQSVCQDIKPCVM